The Bos indicus isolate NIAB-ARS_2022 breed Sahiwal x Tharparkar chromosome X, NIAB-ARS_B.indTharparkar_mat_pri_1.0, whole genome shotgun sequence genome has a window encoding:
- the LOC109555010 gene encoding DDB1- and CUL4-associated factor 12-like protein 2: MAPQQTGSRKRKAPALQEAAAGSSSQVSAAVDGDGPLPLKKPKRPAAPRSLVNYLKGREVGARGRARLPGFDGELRGFAVRKLPELLRERELSLGTLNKVFASQWLNARQVVCGTKCNTLFVVDVQSGQITRIPLMRDRGPPPARAQPGCGIHAIQLNPSKTLLATGGENPNSLAIYQLPTLDPMCLGDRHGHKDWIFAIAWMSDTVAVSGSRDGTLALWKIDPDIFQGSIAWHSDAGLPVYAHIRPRDVENIPRASTNPSNRKVRALAFSAKNQELGAVSLDGYFHLWKARSTLSRLLSIRLPYCRENVCLTYCDELSLYAVGSQSHVSFLDPRQRQQNIRPLCSREGGTGVRSLSFYEHIVTVGTGHGSLLFYDVRAQKFLEERASASPYSSPGHAGRKLKLTCGRGWLNHDDLWVNYFGGIGEFPNALYTHCYNWPEMKLFVAGGPLPSGLHGNYAGLWS; the protein is encoded by the coding sequence ATGGCCCCGCAGCAAACAGGTAGCAGGAAGCGGAAAGCGCCCGCGCTCCAGGAGGCCGCCGCGGGCTCGTCGTCTCAGGTCTCCGCGGCGGTGGACGGGGACGGGCCGCTGCCGCTCAAGAAGCCCAAGCGGCCGGCGGCTCCGCGCTCGCTGGTGAACTACCTGAAGGGGCGCGAGGTGGGCGCGCGGGGCCGCGCCAGGCTCCCGGGCTTCGATGGCGAGCTGCGCGGCTTCGCGGTGCGGAAGCTCCCCGAGCTGCTACGGGAGCGCGAGCTGTCCCTGGGCACCCTCAACAAGGTGTTCGCGTCACAGTGGCTGAACGCCAGGCAGGTGGTGTGCGGTACCAAGTGCAACACGCTCTTCGTGGTGGACGTGCAGTCGGGCCAGATAACGCGCATCCCCCTTATGCGGGATCGCGGGCCTCCGCCGGCCCGCGCCCAGCCGGGCTGCGGCATCCATGCCATCCAGCTGAATCCCTCCAAGACCCTGCTGGCCACCGGGGGCGAGAACCCCAACAGCCTTGCCATCTACCAGTTGCCAACGCTGGACCCCATGTGCCTGGGCGACCGCCACGGCCACAAGGACTGGATCTTCGCCATCGCCTGGATGAGCGACACCGTGGCCGTGAGCGGCTCCCGTGACGGTACCTTGGCGCTCTGGAAGATAGACCCCGACATATTCCAGGGCAGCATTGCCTGGCACAGCGATGCAGGGCTCCCCGTGTACGCCCACATCCGTCCCCGGGATGTGGAGAACATCCCCAGGGCCAGCACCAACCCCAGTAACCGCAAGGTGCGGGCCCTGGCCTTCAGCGCCAAGAACCAGGAGCTGGGAGCCGTGTCCCTGGACGGCTACTTCCACCTGTGGAAAGCCCGGAGCACCCTGTCCAGGCTGCTGTCCATCAGGCTGCCCTACTGCCGAGAGAACGTGTGCCTGACCTACTGCGATGAGTTGTCCCTCTACGCGGTGGGCTCCCAGTCCCATGTCTCTTTCCTGGATCCGCGGCAGCGCCAGCAGAACATTCGGCCCCTGTGCTCCCGCGAGGGCGGCACGGGTGTGCGCTCCCTGAGCTTCTATGAGCACATCGTCACCGTGGGCACCGGCCACGGCTCTCTGCTCTTCTATGACGTCCGCGCGCAGAAGTTCCTGGAGGAGAGGGCCTCGGCCAGCCCGTACTCCTCTCCAGGGCATGCAGGGAGGAAGCTCAAGCTGACCTGTGGCAGAGGCTGGCTCAACCATGATGACCTGTGGGTGAACTATTTCGGTGGCATCGGCGAGTTCCCCAACGCGCTCTACACCCACTGCTACAACTGGCCGGAGATGAAGCTCTTTGTCGCTGGCGGCCCTCTCCCTTCAGGCCTCCATGGGAACTATGCAGGCCTCTGGAGCTAA